In a single window of the Terriglobus roseus genome:
- a CDS encoding VWA domain-containing protein: MTTLRTLASVALCATLAVPQTNAQQTPAPQTTQPPVQLNTPMQQAPAPQPGAPASTGTTIQQVGNSTSDSFTLRVNTQLVLTNVVVRDKKTGNVIRDLKASDFTILENNKPQKITSFDFQTVDAAARLNEATVSGTSPTIAQILDRSMGADAKQLRDHRLIVLFFDLSSMQDEDIDRAVAAAQDYIKNKMAPADLVAVASLSTALTLDHDFTANKADLLRAVDKYNGSNESGAFAAGATSTTDVTSDDTTGFTADDTEYNNLNTDRELYAIQSIAKSLERLDQRKSMLYFSGGLARNGIENQASMRAATNEAVKANMAIYTVDTRGLEALSPLGDASSGSLRGTSAYSGRAMQSRLDSNFASQETLGTLASDTGGKFFSDSNDFGPAFQQIQHDTEAYYILGFRSSDPKRDGTFRHLTVKLNRQDAKLEYRPGYYAPADFQHQKTEDRELALSEQLKSDLPAVDISMYLEAFYFRENPNLYYVPMSLIVPGSQIPFVKAKDQDKATLDVIAQVKNAQGIAVGNVRDTLKLAVDGNVGAARRNIQYSTGFSLAPGHYHVKFVARENETGSMGSFETDLVVPDQKKQSMKLSSVVVSSQRTPAAQQPRRPGPMPPGMQAPVNPLIQDGQQFVPNVPHVFRQDAHLYLLYELYDPAKEATAAAAQATTQAAAQQSGLKARQSAGGIRVLTSIEFLQNGAKVLETPIVATDVLNEPERGAVAFNFDVPLAQLKPGTYICQVNVIDDAAGAFIFPRLALKVVAPPAAVVPGPPTAPAPPPPAGN; encoded by the coding sequence ATGACGACGCTCCGAACCCTAGCCTCAGTAGCGCTTTGTGCCACGCTTGCGGTTCCGCAGACCAACGCGCAACAGACGCCTGCGCCGCAGACCACGCAGCCGCCCGTGCAACTGAACACGCCGATGCAACAGGCTCCCGCACCGCAACCAGGAGCACCTGCATCCACCGGCACGACGATTCAGCAGGTAGGCAACAGCACGTCAGACAGCTTCACCCTGCGCGTCAACACGCAGCTTGTTTTGACGAACGTCGTTGTCCGCGACAAGAAGACGGGCAACGTCATCCGCGATCTGAAGGCGTCTGACTTCACCATCCTTGAAAACAACAAGCCGCAGAAGATCACTTCGTTTGATTTCCAGACGGTCGACGCGGCCGCGCGCCTGAATGAAGCGACAGTCAGTGGTACGTCGCCCACCATCGCGCAGATCCTTGATCGCAGCATGGGCGCCGACGCGAAGCAGCTGCGCGACCACCGCCTTATCGTGCTCTTCTTCGACCTGTCCAGCATGCAGGATGAGGACATTGACCGCGCTGTCGCTGCCGCGCAGGACTACATCAAGAACAAGATGGCGCCAGCCGATCTCGTTGCCGTTGCGAGCCTCAGCACAGCACTCACGCTCGACCATGACTTCACCGCGAACAAGGCCGATCTTCTTCGCGCCGTCGACAAGTACAACGGCAGCAATGAATCAGGCGCCTTCGCCGCCGGTGCTACGTCGACCACCGACGTCACCAGTGACGACACCACCGGCTTCACCGCGGATGACACCGAGTACAACAACCTGAACACCGACCGCGAACTGTATGCGATCCAGTCGATCGCGAAGTCGCTCGAACGGCTCGACCAGCGTAAAAGCATGCTGTACTTCTCCGGCGGCCTTGCCCGCAACGGTATCGAGAACCAGGCGAGCATGCGCGCGGCAACCAACGAAGCCGTCAAGGCCAACATGGCCATCTACACGGTGGATACGCGCGGGCTGGAAGCGTTGTCGCCGCTCGGCGACGCCTCCTCCGGATCGCTCCGCGGTACCTCTGCGTACAGTGGCCGAGCCATGCAATCGCGGCTCGACTCCAACTTTGCCTCGCAGGAGACTCTTGGCACGCTCGCCTCCGACACTGGAGGAAAGTTCTTCAGCGACTCCAACGACTTCGGCCCGGCGTTTCAGCAGATCCAGCACGACACCGAGGCGTATTACATCCTGGGCTTCCGCTCCTCTGATCCGAAGCGCGACGGCACCTTCCGCCACCTGACCGTGAAGCTGAACCGGCAGGACGCCAAGCTGGAGTACCGTCCCGGCTACTACGCTCCAGCAGACTTCCAGCACCAGAAGACGGAAGACCGCGAACTCGCACTGAGCGAACAGCTCAAGAGCGATCTGCCCGCCGTCGATATCTCGATGTATCTCGAGGCCTTCTACTTCCGCGAAAACCCCAACCTGTACTACGTGCCCATGTCGCTCATCGTGCCGGGCTCGCAGATCCCGTTCGTGAAGGCGAAGGACCAGGACAAGGCCACGCTGGATGTCATCGCACAGGTGAAGAACGCGCAGGGCATCGCCGTGGGCAATGTGCGCGACACGTTGAAGCTCGCGGTTGATGGCAACGTCGGCGCGGCTCGCCGCAACATCCAGTACTCCACCGGCTTTTCGCTGGCACCGGGGCACTACCACGTGAAGTTCGTGGCGCGTGAGAACGAGACAGGCAGCATGGGATCGTTCGAAACGGACCTTGTTGTCCCCGACCAAAAGAAGCAGTCGATGAAGCTTTCCAGCGTCGTTGTCAGTTCGCAGCGCACGCCCGCAGCGCAGCAGCCACGCCGACCCGGCCCCATGCCGCCGGGCATGCAGGCGCCCGTGAATCCGCTCATCCAGGATGGTCAGCAATTCGTACCCAACGTGCCGCACGTCTTCCGCCAGGACGCACATCTGTACCTGTTGTACGAGCTCTACGATCCGGCGAAGGAAGCGACCGCGGCAGCGGCCCAGGCGACGACACAGGCTGCCGCGCAGCAGAGCGGCCTGAAGGCACGCCAGTCGGCCGGTGGCATCCGCGTCCTCACGTCCATTGAGTTCCTGCAGAACGGCGCGAAAGTGCTGGAAACACCCATCGTCGCAACCGATGTGCTGAACGAGCCGGAGCGCGGCGCGGTGGCCTTTAACTTCGACGTACCGCTCGCGCAGCTGAAACCCGGCACCTACATCTGCCAGGTAAATGTAATCGACGATGCCGCGGGGGCGTTTATCTTCCCTCGGCTTGCGTTGAAGGTCGTGGCGCCACCGGCGGCGGTTGTGCCGGGTCCTCCGACGGCTCCGGCACCACCGCCT